The following proteins come from a genomic window of Trifolium pratense cultivar HEN17-A07 linkage group LG4, ARS_RC_1.1, whole genome shotgun sequence:
- the LOC123919449 gene encoding phosphatidylinositol-glycan biosynthesis class X protein-like: MITRRFIQLCIYLLVRSSFIWSTGNCSIGDSASSQVVDSPNPSSISRNDKAFSPTKQYLMQSYYDRYTSLHDSDFENFISQEVTSSLCEVLPENHNSVLRLSVLRRDLVGEGSHRRVSTLIKLQTQQLKSLSELLSYSCEFIVIERLPSGVFADPFELQHLAQRGVFNDIAVFGDTNLELPSFLSNRSAVEIHLDVDPTTLLQPTDFSIEFPLHARYQPLNESGYSIVEFGAPDMLLRCSTKEKAQNSNCLFKLKNDDGNLYNVGLVWRIPSGKKAHSDLVSTVTFLIAFLSALVILVTSLHYFNSRVRKDLKQS; encoded by the exons ATGATAACTAGGCGATTTATTCAACTCTGCATCTATTTGTTAGTCAGGAGTTCATTTATATGGTCAACTGGAAATTGTTCGATCGGTGATTCAGCATCAAGTCAG GTGGTTGATTCCCCAAATCCAAGCTCTATTAGTAGAAATGATAAAGCTTTTTCTCCTACGAAGCAATATCTGATGCAGTCTTATTATGACAGATATACAAGCTTACATGATTCagattttgaaaatttcatttcTCAAGAAGTCACTTCTAGTCTGTGTGAAGTGCTTCCAGAAAACCATAATTCGGTGTTAAGATTGTCAGTTCTAAGACGTGATCTTGTTGGTGAAGGTTCTCATCGCCGTGTCTCTACACTAATAAAATTACAAACCCAACAGTTGAAGTCTTTGTCTGAACTTTTAAGCTACTCATGTGAATTCATAGTTATTGAAAGATTGCCTTCTGGAGTTTTTGCTGATCCATTTGAATTACAACATCTTGCTCAACGTGGTG TGTTCAATGATATAGCTGTGTTTGGCGATACAAATCTGGAGCTGCCTTCGTTCTTGTCAAATCGTTCTGCTGTTGAAATCCACTTAGATGTTGATCCAACTACATTGCTACAGCCAACTGATTTCAGCATAGAGTTTCCTTTGCATGCACGATATCAA CCTCTGAATGAAAGTGGTTACTCAATAGTTGAATTTGGTGCACCGGATATGTTATTGCGCTGCAGCACAAAGGAAAAGGCGCAAAACAGCAATTGCTTGTTCAAATTGAAAAATGATGATGGCAATCTGTATAATGTTGGTCTTGTTTGGAGAATTCCATCCGGAAAAAAGGCACATTCTGATCTTGTCTCTACCGTTACGTTTCTTATAGCTTTCTTATCAGCTCTTGTAATTTTGGTAACATCATTGCATTATTTTAATAGCAGAGTGAGGAAAGATTTGAAACAATCGTAA